One stretch of Macaca nemestrina isolate mMacNem1 chromosome 17, mMacNem.hap1, whole genome shotgun sequence DNA includes these proteins:
- the LOC105469297 gene encoding fascin-2: protein MPTNGLHQVLKIQFGLVNDTDRYLTAESFGFKVNASAPSLKRKQTWVLEPDPGQGSAVLLRSSHLGRYLSAEEDGRVACEAEQPGRDCRFLVLPQPDGRWVLQSEPHGRFFGGTEDQLSCFATAISPAELWTVHLAIHPQAHLLSVSRRRYVHLCPQEDEMAADGDKPWGVDALLTLIFRSRQYCLKSCDSRYLRSDGRLVWEPEPRACYTLEFKAGKLAFKDCDGRYLAPVGPAGTLKAGRNTRPSKDELFDLEESHPQVVLVAANHRYVSVRQGVNVSANQDDELDHETFLMQIDQETKKCTFYSSTGGYWTLVTHGGIQATATQVSANTMFEMEWRGRRVALKASNGRYVCMKKNGQLAAISDFVGKDEEFTLKLINRPILVLRGLDGFVCHRRGSNQLDTNRSVYDVFHLSFSDGAYQIRGRGGGFWYTGSHGSVCSDGERAEDFVFEFRERGRLAIRARSGKYLRGGASGLLRADADAPAGTALWEY from the exons ATGCCGACCAACGGCCTGCACCAGGTGCTGAAGATCCAGTTTGGCCTCGTCAACGACACTGACCGCTACTTGACAGCTGAGAGCTTCGGCTTCAAGGTCAATGCCTCGGCGCCCAGCCTCAAGAGGAAGCAGACCTGGGTGCTGGAGCCCGACCCTGGACAAGGGTCGGCTGTGCTGCTCCGCAGCAGCCACCTGGGCCGCTACCTGTCGGCAGAAGAGGATGGGCGCGTGGCCTGCGAGGCAGAGCAGCCGGGCCGTGACTGCCGCTTCCTGGTCCTGCCGCAGCCAGACGGGCGCTGGGTGCTGCAGTCAGAGCCGCATGGCCGCTTCTTCGGAGGCACCGAGGACCAGCTGTCCTGCTTTGCCACAGCCATCTCCCCGGCCGAGCTGTGGACCGTGCACCTGGCCATCCACCCGCAGGCCCACCTGCTGAGCGTGAGTCGGCGGCGCTACGTGCACCTGTGCCCACAGGAGGACGAGATGGCTGCGGACGGTGACAAGCCCTGGGGCGTGGACGCCCTCCTCACCCTCATCTTCCGGAGCCGACAGTACTGCCTCAAGTCCTGTGACAGCCGCTACCTGCGCAGCGACGGCCGCCTGGTCTGGGAGCCAGAGCCCCGGGCCTGCTATACGCTGGAGTTCAAGGCGGGCAAGCTGGCCTTCAAGGACTGCGACGGCCGCTACCTGGCACCCGTGGGGCCTGCTGGCACCCTCAAGGCCGGCCGAAACACACGGCCCAGCAAGGACGAGCTCTTCGACCTGGAGGAGAGTCACCCTCAGGTGGTGCTGGTGGCTGCCAACCACCGCTACGTGTCTGTGCGGCAAG GGGTCAACGTCTCAGCCAATCAGGATGATGAACTAGACCATGAGACCTTCCTGATGCAAATTGACCAGGAGACAAAGAAGTGCACCTTCTATTCCAGCACTGGGGGCTACTGGACCCTGGTCACCCATGGGGGCATTCAGGCCACAGCCACACAAGT TTCCGCCAACACCATGTTTGAGATGGAGTGGCGCGGCCGGCGGGTGGCACTCAAAGCTAGCAATGGGCGCTACGTGTGCATGAAGAAGAATGGGCAGTTGGCGGCCATCAGCGATTTTGTGG GCAAAGACGAGGAGTTCACTCTCAAGCTCATCAACCGGCCCATCCTGGTGCTGCGCGGCCTGGACGGCTTCGTCTGCCACCGCCGCGGCTCCAACCAGCTGGACACCAACCGCTCTGTCTACGACGTCTTCCACCTGAGCTTCAGCGACGGCGCCTACCAGATCCGAG GCCGCGGCGGCGGATTCTGGTACACGGGCAGCCACGGCAGCGTGTGCAGTGACGGCGAACGCGCCGAGGACTTCGTCTTCGAGTTCCGCGAACGCGGCCGCCTGGCCATCCGCGCCCGGAGCGGCAAGTACCTGCGCGGCGGCGCCTCGGGCCTGCTGCGCGCCGACGCCGACGCACCGGCCGGGACCGCGCTTTGGGAGTACTGA